The genomic window GGCTGCGATCGCCGCCCCGCAGGCCCGGCGGCTGCGCTACGTTTTCCAAGTACCCTTCGCCGGACGGTCGTTGGAGGACCTTCCGCAGGGCATCAACCAGCGATGGCGCCCCAACATCAAGAAAGCGGACAAGGCCGACGTCAAGGTCGTCCAGGGCGACTACGAGGACCTGCCCGCCTTCTACGACATCCATGTGGAGACCGCTGAACGGGGCCGGTTCATTCCCCGCCCGCCGGCCTGCTTCCAACGGATGCGGACCGCACTAAAGGGTCCTTGGATCCCGACCGCATGCGCCTCTGCCTCGCCCAGCACTAGGGCGAGATGCTCGCGGCGGCCACGATGCTGACGGTCGGCGAGCACCTCTGACACTCCTACGGCGCTTTCACCAGCCGCAAGCGCGAGGTCCAGCCGAACAACGCGATCCAGTGGCGGATGATGACCGACACCCTGGAGGCTGGCAACCACCTGCTGGGGCTGTTGCGGTTCAAGGCGGCACCGGCGGCGAGGCCGTCGAATACCTCGGCGACTGGGACTTCCCGCTCAACAGGGTTCTGCACAAAGGCCCTCGATCCCTACATGTCCCGACGCTGAGCCTGCGGCTGGCGGCCGATCGTGATCGGGGGGAACGGCCCTGGAGGCGCCATCCGGCGGTTCCCTCTTCGAAGGGAACACCGGTGGCCCTTCTCGTCCGTCGGGACAGACGTTCGGGCCGGATACGCTGGCGCGATGCTCGAGAATCCTCCTCCCTGTCCGAAGTGCTCCTGTGAGTACACCTACGAGATGAACGCCCTCGTCGTGTGCCCGGAATGCGGCCACGAATGGGTTCCCGCGGAGAGCGGTGCGGAAGCCGGGGATGCCGCCGGGGAGCGGGTCGTCAAGGACTCCGTCGGCAATGTGCTCCAGGACGGCGACACGGTGGTCGTCGTGAAGGCGCTCAAGGTCAAGGGCAGCCCATCGGGGATCAAGGCCGGCACCAAGGTGCGCGGCATCCGGCTGGTCGACGGGGTCGACGGCCACGACATCGACTGCAAGATCGACGGTTTCGGGGCGATGCAGCTCAAGTCCGGCGTGGTCAAGAAAGCCTGAGCCGCGACTGGTGAGGGGCGACCGGCCCCCTCACCGACCGACGGCCGCCCCGCAGCCCGGCCCGCCGTCACGCCCATAGAACATCACTCAGGCCGCAGCGGGATGCCGAATTGCAAAATTTCGCAATTGGTTAGATGATATGTTGGCTGTACTCGCAGGTAGTCGCGGGCACAGCCTTCGCGGCCTCCGTGGTGGGGCGCTGTCTGGGAAGTCGAGGGATTGTGTCCGTTCCGCTGTACCAGGCCAAGGCCGAGTTCTTCCGGATGCTGGGGCATCCCGTTCGGATACGCGTGCTCGAGCTGCTGCAGGACGGGCCGATGCCCGTACGGGAGCTGCTGGCCGCGATCGAGGTGGAGCCCTCCAGCCTGTCTCAGCAGCTGGCGGTGCTGCGACGGTCGGGCATCGTCACCTCCCAGCGCGAGGGCTCGACGGTGGTGTACGCGCTCGCGAGCGGGGACGTCGCCGACCTGATGGGGGCGGCGCGTCGGATCCTGACAGAGATGCTGGCCGGGCGGAACGAGCTGCTGGCCGAGCTGCGGGATACCGAGGCCGCCGCGCGATGAGGATCTCCTTCGGCCGGGTCGGGGCTCGGCTCACCGCGCTGCTGCCCGACCGTAGTGATCTCGCGGAGATGCGCCGGGATCCGCGCCGGGACCTGCTGGCCGGCCTCACCGTGGCGATTGTCGCGCTGCCGCTCGCGCTCGGCTTCGGCGTCTCCTCCGGGCTCGGCGCGGAGGCGGGGCTGGCGACCGCGGTGGTCGCCGGTGCGCTCGCCGCACTGTTCGGCGGGTCGAACCTTCAGGTGTCCGGGCCGACCGGTGCGATGACGGTGGTGTTGGTGCCGATCGTCGCCG from Streptomyces sp. DSM 40750 includes these protein-coding regions:
- a CDS encoding zinc ribbon domain-containing protein YjdM, translating into MLENPPPCPKCSCEYTYEMNALVVCPECGHEWVPAESGAEAGDAAGERVVKDSVGNVLQDGDTVVVVKALKVKGSPSGIKAGTKVRGIRLVDGVDGHDIDCKIDGFGAMQLKSGVVKKA
- a CDS encoding ArsR/SmtB family transcription factor, giving the protein MSVPLYQAKAEFFRMLGHPVRIRVLELLQDGPMPVRELLAAIEVEPSSLSQQLAVLRRSGIVTSQREGSTVVYALASGDVADLMGAARRILTEMLAGRNELLAELRDTEAAAR